Proteins from a genomic interval of Panthera tigris isolate Pti1 chromosome A2, P.tigris_Pti1_mat1.1, whole genome shotgun sequence:
- the CA2H7orf25 gene encoding UPF0415 protein C7orf25 homolog isoform X2: MQDRGSLDSSAGVPCVCPWHSTRQSRQGERLTKEEKERNNAVSMSAHSMLCERIAIAKELIKRAESLSRSRKGGIEGGAKLCSKLKAELKFLQKVEAGKVAIKESHLQSTNLTHLRAIVESAENLEEVVSVLHVFGYTDTLGEKQTLVVDVVANGGHTWVKAIGRKAEALHNIWLGRGQYGDKSIIEQAEDFLQASHQQPVQYSNPHIIFAFYNSVSSPMAEKLQEMGISVRGDIVAVNSLLDHPEELQPSESESDDEGPELLQVTRVDRENILASVAFPTEIKVDVCKRVNLDITTLITYVSALSYGGCHFIFKEKVLTEQAEQERKEQVLPQLEAFMKDKELFACESAVKDFQSILDTLGGPGERERATMLIKQINVVPDQPSERALRLVASSKINSRSLTIFGTGDTLKAITMTANSGFVRAANNQGVKFSVFIHQPRALTESKEALATPLPKDDTTDSEH, translated from the exons ATGCAGGATCGGGGCAGTCTTGATTCCTCGGCGGGTGTACCGTGTGTGTGCCCGTGGCATAGCACGAGGCAGTCACGTCAAGGAGAGCGACTCACGAAGGAGGAAAAG GAAAGGAATAATGCTGTCAGCATGTCTGCACACTCCATGCTCTGTGAACGAATCGCCATAGCCAAGGAACTGATCAAGAGAGCGGAATCACTTTCTCGATCAAGGAAAGGTGGTATAGAAGGTGGTGCAAAGCTGTGCAGCAAATTGAAGGCAGAATTAAAATTCCTACAGAAGGTAGAAGCTGGGAAAGTAGCTATTAAGGAATCCCATTTACAGAGCACTAATCTAACACACCTAAGAGCCATTGTGGAATCAGCAGAAAACTTGGAAGAAGTTGTTAGTGTTCTTCATGTCTTTGGTTACACAGATACCTTGGGAGAAAAGCAGACCCTTGTGGTGGATGTAGTTGCAAACGGTGGTCATACGTGGGTGAAAGCCATTGGCCGCAAGGCTGAAGCTCTACACAACATTTGGCTGGGCAGGGGCCAGTATGGTGACAAGAGCATCATTGAGCAGGCTGAAGACTTCCTCCAGGCCAGTCACCAGCAGCCAGTGCAGTATAGCAATCCTCACATCATCTTTGCATTTTACAACAGTGTCTCCAGCCCCATGGCGGAGAAACTCCAAGAAATGGGCATATCCGTGCGAGGAGACATAGTAGCGGTTAACTCTCTGTTAGATCACCCTGAAGAGCTCCAACCAAGCGAGAGTGAGTCCGATGACGAAGGCCCTGAACTTTTGCAAGTGACCAGAGTAGACCGAGAAAATATACTAGCAAGTGTTGCGTTTCCAACAGAAATTAAGGTTGATGTGTGCAAAAGGGTAAATCTGGACATTACTACTTTAATCACATACGTATCTGCCCTCAGCTATGGAGGCTGCCACTTTATCTTCAAAGAAAAAGTGCTCACAGAACAAGCCGAGCAAGAGAGGAAAGAGCAGGTGTTACCACAGCTGGAGGCGTTTATGAAGGACAAAGAGTTGTTTGCTTGTGAATCTGCTGTCAAGGACTTTCAGTCTATTCTAGATACCTTAGGAGgacctggggagagagagagggccactatgctaattaaacaaattaatgtgGTGCCAGACCAGCCTTCTGAGCGTGCCTTGAGACTAGTGGCCAGTTCAAAAATCAATAGCCGCTCATTAACAATTTTTGGGACGGGAGACACTCTAAAAGCCATCACAATGACTGCCAATAGTGGTTTTGTCAGAGCTGCCAACAACCAGGGTGTTAAATTTAGTGTGTTTATCCACCAGCCCAGAGCGCTTACTGAGAGCAAAGAGGCCCTGGCCACCCCCTTACCAAAAGACGACACAACTGACAGCGAACACTAA
- the CA2H7orf25 gene encoding UPF0415 protein C7orf25 homolog isoform X1, whose translation MSAHSMLCERIAIAKELIKRAESLSRSRKGGIEGGAKLCSKLKAELKFLQKVEAGKVAIKESHLQSTNLTHLRAIVESAENLEEVVSVLHVFGYTDTLGEKQTLVVDVVANGGHTWVKAIGRKAEALHNIWLGRGQYGDKSIIEQAEDFLQASHQQPVQYSNPHIIFAFYNSVSSPMAEKLQEMGISVRGDIVAVNSLLDHPEELQPSESESDDEGPELLQVTRVDRENILASVAFPTEIKVDVCKRVNLDITTLITYVSALSYGGCHFIFKEKVLTEQAEQERKEQVLPQLEAFMKDKELFACESAVKDFQSILDTLGGPGERERATMLIKQINVVPDQPSERALRLVASSKINSRSLTIFGTGDTLKAITMTANSGFVRAANNQGVKFSVFIHQPRALTESKEALATPLPKDDTTDSEH comes from the coding sequence ATGTCTGCACACTCCATGCTCTGTGAACGAATCGCCATAGCCAAGGAACTGATCAAGAGAGCGGAATCACTTTCTCGATCAAGGAAAGGTGGTATAGAAGGTGGTGCAAAGCTGTGCAGCAAATTGAAGGCAGAATTAAAATTCCTACAGAAGGTAGAAGCTGGGAAAGTAGCTATTAAGGAATCCCATTTACAGAGCACTAATCTAACACACCTAAGAGCCATTGTGGAATCAGCAGAAAACTTGGAAGAAGTTGTTAGTGTTCTTCATGTCTTTGGTTACACAGATACCTTGGGAGAAAAGCAGACCCTTGTGGTGGATGTAGTTGCAAACGGTGGTCATACGTGGGTGAAAGCCATTGGCCGCAAGGCTGAAGCTCTACACAACATTTGGCTGGGCAGGGGCCAGTATGGTGACAAGAGCATCATTGAGCAGGCTGAAGACTTCCTCCAGGCCAGTCACCAGCAGCCAGTGCAGTATAGCAATCCTCACATCATCTTTGCATTTTACAACAGTGTCTCCAGCCCCATGGCGGAGAAACTCCAAGAAATGGGCATATCCGTGCGAGGAGACATAGTAGCGGTTAACTCTCTGTTAGATCACCCTGAAGAGCTCCAACCAAGCGAGAGTGAGTCCGATGACGAAGGCCCTGAACTTTTGCAAGTGACCAGAGTAGACCGAGAAAATATACTAGCAAGTGTTGCGTTTCCAACAGAAATTAAGGTTGATGTGTGCAAAAGGGTAAATCTGGACATTACTACTTTAATCACATACGTATCTGCCCTCAGCTATGGAGGCTGCCACTTTATCTTCAAAGAAAAAGTGCTCACAGAACAAGCCGAGCAAGAGAGGAAAGAGCAGGTGTTACCACAGCTGGAGGCGTTTATGAAGGACAAAGAGTTGTTTGCTTGTGAATCTGCTGTCAAGGACTTTCAGTCTATTCTAGATACCTTAGGAGgacctggggagagagagagggccactatgctaattaaacaaattaatgtgGTGCCAGACCAGCCTTCTGAGCGTGCCTTGAGACTAGTGGCCAGTTCAAAAATCAATAGCCGCTCATTAACAATTTTTGGGACGGGAGACACTCTAAAAGCCATCACAATGACTGCCAATAGTGGTTTTGTCAGAGCTGCCAACAACCAGGGTGTTAAATTTAGTGTGTTTATCCACCAGCCCAGAGCGCTTACTGAGAGCAAAGAGGCCCTGGCCACCCCCTTACCAAAAGACGACACAACTGACAGCGAACACTAA